The region GAAAGGTGAAAAGAACTGAGGTGATCAGAGTGAAATAGAACCTGAAACCATTTGCTTACAATCATTCAGAGCCCTATGATTTATCAGGGTGATGGACTGCCTTTTGCATAATGAGCCTGCGAGTTGTGATGTCTGGCGAGGTTAAGGAAACCCGGAGCCGTAGCGAAAGCGAGTCTTAATAGGGCGTTTAGTCAGATGTTGCAGACCCGAAACGATGTGATCTATCCATGAGCAGGTTGAAACCGGTGTAAGAGCCGGTGGAGGACCGAACCCGCTAGCGTTGAAAAGCTATGGGATGACTTGTGGATAGGGGTGAAAGGCCAATCAAACATCGTGATAGCTGGTTCTCTCCGAAATATATTTAGGTATAGCGTCATGTAGTAACACTAGGGGGTAGAGCACTGAATGGGCTAGGGCATACACCAATGTACCAAACCCTATCAAACTCCGAATACCTAGTGTGTAATCATGGCAGTCAGGCGGCGAGTGATAAAATCCGTCGTCGAGAGGGGAACAACCCAGACTAACAGCTAAGGTCCCTAAATCTCATTTAAGTGGAAAACGATGTGGAGTTACTGAAACAACCAGGAGGTTGGCTTAGAAGCAGCCATCCTTTAAAGAAAGCGTAATAGCTCACTGGTCTAGTGATTCTGCGCGGAAAATATAACGGGGCTAAAATGAGTACCGAAGCTTTAGACTTGCACTTAATCATTTATACTAGCTCGTCTTTTGAGCGTATTTAAATGAGCTTGAAATTTTCTTAATCGACAGCCTATATGGCTAGTCTCAATCGAAAATGTCATCGCAACATTTAAATCCATCTCAAAACAAGTGAAGCGCTTTTTGCGTAAGCAAAAATGTTTCATTGAAAATACTTTGCTTAATCCGTTCTTTTAAATTTCAGGTTAAGCACTAGAATTTAGAGTATAAATTTGATAGTATGAATAATTAAGTGCAAGTGGTAGGAGAGCGTTCTATTCAGCGTTGAAGGTGTACCGGTAAGGAGCGCTGGAGCGGATAGAAGTGAGCATGCAGGCATGAGTAGCGATAATTAATGTGAGAATCATTAACGCCGTAAACCCAAGGTTTCCTACGCGATGCTCGTCATCGTAGGGTTAGCCGGGTCCTAAGCAAAGTCCGAAAGGGGTATGCGATGGAAAATTGGTTAATATTCCAATGCCAACTATTATGTGCGATGGAAGGACGCTTAGAGTTAAAGGAGCCAGCGGATGGAAGTGCTGGTCGAAAGGTGTAGGTTGAGTTACAGGCAAATCCGTAACTCTTTATCCGAGACCCCACAGGCAGACAAAGTTCTTCGGAACAGCGTTTGAATCCTTGATACTGTCGAGCCAAGAAAAGTTTCTAAGTTTAGTAATAGTTGCCCGTACCGTAAACCGACACAGGTGGGTGGGATGAGTATTCTAAGGCGCGTGGAAGAACTCTCTTCAAGGAACTCTGCAAAATAGCACCGTATCTTCGGTATAAGGTGTGCCTAGCTTTGTTAAGGATTTACTCCGTAAGCAAAGAAGGTTACAACAAAGAGTCCCTCCCGACTGTTTACCAAAAACACAGCACTCTGCTAACTCGTAAGAGGATGTATAGGGTGTGACGCCTGCCCGGTGCTCGAAGGTTAATTGATGACGTTAGCTCTGCGAAGCGTTTGATCGAAGCCCGAGTAAACGGCGGCCGTAACTATAACGGTCCTAAGGTAGCGAAATTCCTTGTCGGTTAAATACCGACCTGCATGAATGGCGTAACGAGATGGGAGCTGTCTCGAAGAGGGATCCAGTGAAATTGTAGTGGAGGTGAAAATTCCTCCTACCCGCGGCAAGACGGAAAGACCCCGTGGACCTTTACTACAGCTTGACACTGCTATTGGGATAAAGATGTGCAGGATAGGTGGGAGGCTTTGATCTATAAACGCCAGTTTATAGTGAGCCGTTGTTGAGATACCACTCTTTTTTATTCTGATAGCTAACTGGCATGAGTTATCCTCATGCAGGACAATGTCTGGTGGGTAGTTTGACTGGGGCGGTCGCCTCCCAAAATGTAACGGAGGCTTACAAAGGTTGGCTCAGAACGGTTGGAAATCGTTCGTAGAGTATAAAGGTATAAGCCAGCTTAACTGCGAGACGTACATGTCAAGCAGAGACGAAAGTCGGTCTTAGTGATCCGGTGGTTCTGTGTGGAAGGGCCATCGCTCAAAGGATAAAAGGTACCCCGGGGATAACAGGCTGATCTCCCCCAAGAGCTCACATCGACGGGGAGGTTTGGCACCTCGATGTCGGCTCATCGCATCCTGGGGCTGGAGCAGGTCCCAAGGGTATGGCTGTTCGCCATTTAAAGCGGTACGCGAGCTGGGTTCAGAACGTCGTGAGACAGTTCGGTCCCTATCTGCCGTGGGCGTAAGAAGATTGAGGAGAGTTGACCCTAGTACGAGAGGACCGGGTTGAACCAACCACTGGTGTACGAGTTGTCCTGCCAAGGGCACCGCTCGGTAGCTAAGTTGGGATGTGATAAGAGCTGAAAGCATCTAAGCTCGAAGCCAACTCCAAGATGAATCTTCTTTTAAGACCTCATAAAGACTATATGTTTGATAGGCTGGGTGTGTAATGGATGAAAGTCCTTTAGCTGACCAGTACTAATAGGTCGTCTGCTTATCTTTTAATAAGCATCACTTCCTTGTTAAGGGTAAACCTTGCAAGAAAAGATTGTTGTTTAAAACGCTTTAACTCTTAACAAATAAAAGACAGTGTTAAATAAGAAATTAGGAAGCAGGTTGTTGAGATATAAATAAAAATATCTTGGTTAAACTCTGCAATGATTTTTTATTTAACACTGCCCGTGACTATACAGACGAGGAAACGCCTTGCTCCATCTCGAACCAAGAAGCTAAGCTCGTCCTGGCTGATGATACTCTCCCTTACTGGGATGTTTGGAAAAGTAGGTCGTTGCGGGCTTTGTTATTATTCTTCTAAATTCATATCAAAAACAGCTAATCCAAAAATATTAACAATAAAGATAAAAATTTTTTACATTTATTATATTTTTACATACTTTTAAATTTAAACCGATTAGTTTTTAAATTCTTTATATATTTATCTGCTTTATTTACAATTATCCAAAGTAACTTCTGTATTTATTCTTTATATCTATAGTTTATTTGTTTATTTTATTTATTAAGCTTGTATGATTACTTTACGAATTAAAAGATATTGTAAAAAGTCCATATTTTTTTATGGTCGTCTTTTAATTCATTTTTTCATAGAATTGTAAAGCTCCCTGTTATTAAGCTTTGTTAGTAACACAATCATAAATTTAATAGATTAAGACGCTTCTTGTGAAATTTAGATTAAAATAAATTTGCTTATACTTATTTATAAATTTATCATTTCTTTAACATAGTGTTATAGAATTTTAACTACTTAAATTTAAACATCTTAATAAAAAGGAATTTACTATGAATACGGTAAAAAATATACTATTAGCACTGATTATGCTTTGGCTATCTGCATTTGCTCAGATAAATTTAAACACGGCCACTAAAGAGGAGCTTATGAGCTTAAAGGGTATAGGAGAGTCCAAGGCTGAGGCTATAATGGAATATAGAAAAATGAATAAGTTTAACTCTATAGATGATATTAAGAATGTAAACGGAATAGGAGATAAGACATTTGAGGCGTTAAAGCAAGATATATCGGTATCGGGTAAAAGCGTAATGCCTGCTAATACTACTAAAAAGATAAAAGATAAAGTATCTAAAACAAAAGATACAAAAGAAAAAACAACTAAACAGGCAGACAAAGTAAAAGATACTAAAGACAGTCTAAGCAAAAAAGTTAAAGACAAAGAAGATAACTTAAAGAAAGAGGCAAAGAAGGCTAAGAGTAAAGAAGATAAGACAGATAAGGCTAAGGATGCAAAAGAGAAGATACAAGACGCCAAAGAGAGTATGAAGAAGGATACTAAAAAAACAAAAGAGAGTAAAGACGGAAAAATAAAGAAAGAGAAGAAGGGGTAGTAAGGGTTTTTGGGGAGGGGGGGGGAGTAAGGTATTGTTTGTATGGGATCACTACATTTGAAGAGGCAAACGCCTTTCATAAAGCAAGCTATGAAAATTTAGAAAATTTCGCAAGCGTCGGTGTGGTTTCGGGACTTTTTGAGCTATTTAGCGATAACGCGCTTATAAGAGCAGCTCTTGAAGGCTTTGGGCGTAGCGTGCGTAAGGGCGGATATCTCATCTATACGAATCAGCCGTATCATCCGCAGCTTGAGATGATCGCAAGGGCGCTTTCAAGTCATAGAGACGGCGAAGCGTGGATCATGCGTAGACGAAGCGTGGTCGAGATGGATCAGCTTGTTAGTAGAGCGGGATTTAAAAAGATCCGCCACTGGATAGATGAGGACGGGATATTTACCGTTAGCGTCGCAGTGAAGGAGTGAAATTTGTTCGATTTTATGGGCTTTTGGATTAAAGAATTTCATTTTATGCAATATTTTACACGTATCAAATCCAATGTTTATCTTTCAAGTGTTTTATTGGTGTGAAAAAAGTTTACAGTCTTTATGTCTTGGATCATCCCTCTTCTTCCTCTTTCTGCTCTGGATACGAAAGCTACTTTTCGCCTCTTCAAGTAAGCAGCGGCAAAATTTCATAGAGTCAGGTTTAACTTTAGAGCAGTTTACAAATAAACAAAACGCACCTTCAGGCTTAAAAGCACTCTAAATTCGTTTGTGGAGTTTATGATAGCAGACTACATCTTTTTGTTGTATCCTGTTTGAAAATATGTCTTTTGAAATTTTATGAATTTTGATTGCGAAATTTAAATAAACATATCTTGCTTTGTAGTGTTTGCGGTAATTTTATATACAAAATTTAGATGGTGACCCATACGAGACTCGAACTCGTGTTACCAACGTGAGAGGCTGGTGTCCTAACCGCTAGACGAATGAGCC is a window of Campylobacter sp. CCUG 57310 DNA encoding:
- a CDS encoding class I SAM-dependent methyltransferase family protein, which codes for MYGITTFEEANAFHKASYENLENFASVGVVSGLFELFSDNALIRAALEGFGRSVRKGGYLIYTNQPYHPQLEMIARALSSHRDGEAWIMRRRSVVEMDQLVSRAGFKKIRHWIDEDGIFTVSVAVKE